The Erythrolamprus reginae isolate rEryReg1 chromosome 6, rEryReg1.hap1, whole genome shotgun sequence DNA segment acatgctgcaggcctgttttgcctccccccctcgtggaatctgatgatgaaggctcctctgaccaagaagacatgagtgacagggaggaggagagtgtggcagacagctcagaaggagatcaattacctagctcctccttggattcagaaccagagttaatgatacagccatgcatgtggagagggatgcataggcaacaacaactgagagattattatcaaagaaaatgaggccacctgtggttgggtggggctgtggtaattagtgaggctgctataaatagcagcctgtgggtttggccattgtggaggattatctgatcattgtgtttcgtgactgctttactgacttcgaccttttgtgtgctgatttccccccccccccccccgctttgaaactaaaccagagcaaagtgtgtttcactttgtgaaagaagaaggactgtgaattgcctcacagctgcaagctaagtatctcagaactgataagggacttgtacaaattaccagttgtttggagatgagtgctctttgctataccaaaagagggcttagtttaagtgaattttcattataaagaacattgttttgaattttcaaacgtgtgggtatctgaaatttgtacctgtgaatttttgggaggagtctaccagagagcccgacagaacaattattaatttattaatttattaattacatttgtatgtgtAAATATTGTTTCAAATATTATATGAATGATGACATCAGCTATGAGGCAGATGGAATGGATGAACAGTGTAGATGGTGTGCTGAAGGCGGAAACTTAATTTGCTGTGACTTTTACCATAACAAAAAATGTACATTATATTGTGCAATTTAAGCCGAAAGGAACTGTCAGCTATAATGGATGACAATAATAAATGGCATTACTATGTTTGTCAACCAGAACCTTTGTTGGACTTGGTCACTGCTTGTGATAGTATATTTGAAAGTTTGGAACAATTATTACAGCAAAATAAGAAGAGACTCAGAGTCAACAGTGATAAAAGTAAAATGTATGATAATTCCCTTAAATattcttcaaggaaaaatagTTCAAATTGTAATAGAGAAGAGGAATTAGATCATCCATTTTCTGGTACTCTAACTTGTAAAGCATTAATAGTATCAAatgtactgctgaaaaaaataaaaaagcttgcTGAAACCACAACTAACATGAATGCTGGTTTTATAAAGTTTCTCAAGGCAACGGGAAAttctaaaatgtatttatttatttgtttatgtgtttgtgtatttatttattagatttgtatggcactTATTCCCgagggactcagggtggtttacaacaataggaataataaaacaatatagcaattAATAACAACAGTAACAGTAGTATAAAGTCATATAAAATTTCATGCATGCAATCACCCCATATCATACATCCCAATTCATGTCTTATTGAGACCAGAATCAATACTCATGACCCCCAGgactgccggcagagccaggttttctaGGCTTTTTGGAAAGcgagtagggtgggagcagtacgaaccTCGggagtagttgattccagagaaatAGTACATATATGTCAGTTGAGGGCTTTTAAGTCTGTGTTAAATGACATTAAAATGGTGCTGTTCTGTTCTGGTCTTATGTGACCCAAAGCCATTTTTGAGACCCtataaaaatttttccctgcatatctggaacttgaaattccatgactttatATCATATGAGGGGTACTTTCTTtgagtttttttttggggggggggggggcttagtttttgctgtgcaaaaaaagtcacacttgtactgttcagaTCCTATACAACCCGGAGCAAAAAAGGTTTAATTTAGGTACTGTACTTAGATTTGGTCtttttccagagcatgatacaaAGCATCAAATAACTATTACTTCCTAAACAGATTATGGAAATTTAAAGTCATTCAGAATACAAAAGTATTCCCAGGCCATTTTTCAATCAGATGCaagttccattcctttccttttatctgttcttcacagctgctttgtCAATACACTTTCTCCTTGTAAAACACtgaagttattatttattagatttgtatgccgcccctctccgaggaagtAAAACCGTAACTGAGaagctctttttttcctttgaatttAAACTGTTCTGAAACTATTTCTACAATTTCAGACTACCTGTTCACACTTCCTTAGTATATTGGTTCCTCTTTTTATTCATATACAGTTTTTTAGCTCTTCACACTTTTTATAAAGATGTGTTTGATTCTTTTGCTACCATCTAACTTACTTTCATTATAATTATTTGTAATTGTGCTGTTATTATTCCACCCTCCTTCCTAACTTTAAGTTCCTATCCCCATTAGGTTCTCCTGCCATAGAATCTTATTACTGGTACTTAAATTACTTCATTAAAGGGTATGTATTGAAATTGAACATATGTATCTAACTGTATTGTTTTAGTTTCTTTTAACACCTATAATTGGTGTTGCTTTGGAGTCAGTCTTGACTACTGGCATCTGCCTAGATTGGTCTcttcttggcaatattttttaaaactgattTGCCATTTTTTCATAGAGAGTAACTATccatcatccagctggctttgtggcAAAGGCTGAACTGGAACTCATATAGTTTTTTCCTTCTGTATATTAACACCACACAAAACTGACTCTCAACTGTGGAATTATTTTCtcccaagccacacctatgcaaaggtgcattatgtacttttgtcagccaatcaggttacattacaatttgcatattcacCGTGACTACGCAGTTTTACATGTTAAAGTTATAcaattctctctgcaatttggaatattctctCAGGTAGGCCAGATCTTGACAGCTACTTCTTTGACAATCTGCCCCCCCCCTATAAATTAAGAGTGGATgagcctctttccttcctccaattTCTATTAGCAAAGTAATCAGTAAGTAAATCATTTTAGAGACCTTAGTTGATGTCAGTTAGTACTAGAACACAACATCAAAATTTCATATTTGTAAACTAGACTGAGAACTAAATGGCAAACCACCTCTATATTATtgtcaagaaaaaaaacccctgcactTTATCAAGACTTGAATTTACCTGAGGAGATAGTTATTTTATCACAATCCAATCATGCCTTAGCCATCTCCCAAATAGACCACTGCaatgtcaaacaaacaaacaaataaataaacaaataaataaattttacatgaGGCTGCCTTCGTAGAACATGCAGAAGCTGCAACTGATTCAAAATGCAGCAGTGCAGGAAAATTATGTGTTTGATTGATGCCTGTATTCCTCTATTCTGAGAACTGCATTGCCAGTGTTCTTCCAGTttcaatgtactgtactgtattactaGAATAATataagagttggaagaggccttggAGATCTTGTCcattcccctgctcaagcaggaaatcctatactatttcagacaaatgagggtccaatctcttctttaaaacctccagtgttggagagttcacaatttctggaagcaagttgttcctctggttaattgttctgtcaggaaatttcttcttagttctaggtcagtaatggcaaacctatggcacaggtgccacaggtggcatgcagagcctatctgttggcacacgagctgttgccccctctcagctccaacatgcatgtgtgtgctggccagctgatttttggctcacacagagaatttgggagggcatttttggcttccagagagtctctggggggatggCAGAGgatatttttactctcccctgctCCAGGAAAAcctatggagcctggggagggtgaaaatgagcctactgggcccaccaggagttggaaaacaggccatttctggcctccagagggcctccggggggtaggggaagctgttttcaccctccccgggcattaaattatggatgtgggcaatagtgctctttcagcacctgagggaaaaaaggtttgccatcactgttctaggtcctcagagtctttggagaggggtggcataaaagtccaataaataaatgaataagttgctgctctccttgattagtttccttgtcctgccctcaggtgctttgcagaatagcttcactccctctttgTGGAAGCCCTGAGATATTCACCCCTAGCCTTCTTTTAAATAAACAAGACATATatgttagcatatagcatggaaagAGGGAATAGAATGTTAAGAGAGAGttaatttgcatattggtatgtaaatcagtttttgacagttggaagatagaattccaggggattcgtatgctgactgttggtgaatctgcatcatagagagcagatgtacataccagtagtttaaaatattgtttgtttgtttgtttgtttgtttatttatttgacttctatgccgcccaatcccgaaggactcggggcggcttacaacaaaagcATGGTAAAATAAGtcaatctgttgtggttggctctgggccagctcttgctccaaggactgtgggggttgatgtgggagaatcctcccgttgtcagaggccagttttactgccgactgcttccgacagcgaagcctctgtagcagatagtgaaagtgaagtgggatccagaggaggtaattacaggcagcccattagatagTCGTCCCATGATTCGTCATCATTGGATTCAGAAGGGGAGACATTCATAGATGTGCGCAGACGCAGGGCAATGtcaaggaaagagcaactgcgtaaatactataggaaataagggagatcacctgtgtctgggggtaattaggctaatggggctgctgttaaattgccaGTGTTCTTGCATCTGGgcatggaagtttatccgttcggtgaAAGAGAGAAGTGTGCTTTGCCTctggattctacaaggactctttgaactgtttccaggacttttgacctaaatcatagttaagtttgtgacttgagaactcttgaaggggggtggctgtgacatctttacAGCTGCTTTtcttctgctttgtgtttgtttattgttcttcacagcattcaaggctgttgctttgaaggagagcactttgactgactaaaagtgtgtttggctcgatttttcttttgataaaacagtgttattgactttataactgtgtgtgtctgaatttctacttttgaacttaattgggggctcgtgtcgagaagcccggcagaacattatctaaagctaaaacattaacaaactaaaacccctttaaaaagttattataagaaatggcagtcacactcatatacatacacactatTCATATAACTGACCATCGAAGATGTAAATTtatagcccccaggcctgctggcaaagccaggtctttgtggccttgcaaaaggccagcagggtgggagcagtatggatatcggggggaatttggttccatagaaccagggcagctacagagaaggccctcccccatggtcccacgaACCTGCATTACTTAGTCAACAGGATCCAGAGGAGGCTAACTCTgggagctcttattggtctctgggaggtatgcggcagcaGACAGTCCCGTgtatagtctggccctgagccatgtagggctttataggtaatagcccttgaattgtgcccggagagtaataggaagccagtgcagctcacagagcaaaggtgttatatgggtgtaccgaggtacacccatgacagctctcgcggctgcattctggactatttgcagtctccaaacacttttcaagggtagccccatgtagagcgcattgcaataatcaagacaggagatGAGGGCCTTAGTGACTGTGCGGAGATCCTCCTGGTccactggtgtaccaggcgaacctgggcaaaggtccccctggccacagctgaaaggtgatggtcaaaactcagctgtgggtccagcaggacacccaagttgcggaccctatctgagagggatatttcccccccccaaacaatggatggacagattgaaGAGTCCTTAGGAgggaatgcccacagccactcagtcttgtctgatttgagtctgagcctgttgccCCCCATCCAGATcttcacagcttccaggcaccaacacatcacatccactgcttcactgaattggcatggggtgatgtataactgggtatcatcagcgtactgatgatacctcaccccatgctgtcggatgatcttgcccagtggcttcatgtagatattgaacagcaggggggagaggacaaaCCCCTGCATCACCCCGCAAAGGAGAGGCCAAGGGGTGGACCTCTGCTCCCCccacccactaacaccaactgcgaacaactgtgcctcccactcccaatgccTCCAGTCATCACAGgatactgtcaagttgtttatttgtgtaaatatgaaaccagttcaatgagaaaagaagaaataaaagcataagttttatattggagtcattgtatttgTACCCCAATATACATTGAAGTACGGTTCTGCTATCAAGATACTCTGCTGTATGAAATGAAGAACATCACttgaaaaacataaataacaGAATCCAACATAATGGGTTACGAGCCCAGATAACCAGATACCCAGAATGAGCTTCATTaaagtttaataataaaaagaaagaaaaaaaattctgtggAGAAGACAGTTGAAGGCTGTGGCAGTTGATGGTGTTAACTGCAGTAGCCAGAATTTCTGTGACAGTTGGCAGTGTGAGAAAAAAATGTAAAGGCACATATTAAAAGTGCAAATTTTTCTAAAGATTTATCAAAATGGCTGGGGATACGATACAAAAGTCACTAATCGGCAAATTGACTGGAGAAAATTACAGTTCATGGTGTATAAAAGTGAAGTTATTATTGGAGTCTGAAGCCTTATGGTATCTTATTGAGCAAGATTGACAAGAATGTGAAGCCAGAAGGCAGTACGATAGAGAAAACGTAGAAACACCAGATTAGCTGAGAATAATGTGGATAAAGCATTAAAGGTGAAGAAAAGATGCTTCAGAGGTGGGTCTGACAAACATCTTATTGGACAATGTTCAGGAAAACAAGAGTGCCAAGAATAAAGAAAATTTCCAAAGCTATAGAAGAAAAGAAACCTGAGAAGATGATGAAGTGCAGAGAAAATGATGCAGAGAAAGATGTTCTACAACACTGGGTGGTCGACTCGggcatcaataaataataaaatatgatttttttgtaGGGTAGAAAGCAAGAAGAATCGGATGGATGGGTTGAGATGGCTGATGGACGAGATAAGAATAGCAGGGGTCAGAAAGGCGAAAATATCAGCACTGAAACATCCAGAAGATCAAAACAATGTGTGGAACAATGTTATGTGGGTTCCAGAAATCAGTAGCAATTTATTGTCTGTGTCTAAACTAAATAAGGATGATTTTTCTGTATTATTTGAAAACAATATATGTAAGATAATGCACAAGGGCAAAGTGTGTGTAACAGGTGAGATGGAAGGGTCTTTATATGTAATTGAAAGGAAGAATTAGGAAAGGGCAAAAGGATGTTTGCAAAATTTAAGTGAAGAAAAATGTAAAATTCCAAATTGCATACATAAATGGCATCATAGGTTAAGCCATGTGAATTTTGGGTATTGAATAAGATGATAAATGAAAGATGAATATAATTTAAAGGTACAAAAATGTGGAAACTATTTAGTGCAGCTGTAACACTgaaaaagcaaagagaaaaaCAGTTCCTATAAGAAGTAATGGAAGGTCAAAAAGAGTAATGGAACTTATACATATTGATGTACATGGACCAGTATCTTGTAAAAATGCTAgtgaattttttttaaccattatCAATGATTTCTCTAGATATTGCTTTATATATCCAATGGAGAGTAAGTCAGAGGTACTGAAGTGGTTCAAATTCGTTGTTATGTGGTCAAAGAAGAAATTTGGAAATACAATCACTACAATATTAAGTAACAATGGTAGCGAATTCACAaatagaaattttgaaaattatttaatgTCACAGAACAAGTCATAGACACTCCAGTATATACCTCAGAAGAAGGGGAGAATTATTGAAAAGAAATAACAGACATTATGTGCTGGAGAGCGATATTTCGGATGCCAAATTAGAAGGATTTTGGGCTGAAGGGCTCAGGTGTGTAAATTACATACAAAATAGAATTTAACACTCGTATCTTAGAAAGTCTCCATCTGAACTCGAATATGGAAGAAAGCCAAATCTGAACTATACTAGAGTATTTGGATGTACTGTATAGCATATTTTCCTGTCCCTAAGAAGATCAGAGGAAAATTAGATTCAAAGggcaagaaaggaattttcataggATATGATGAGAATAGCCATGCAtacagaatttatatagaagatagGATAGTAGTGTCTAGGAGTGTAATATTTAAAGAAGACCTAGGGAGAGACCATGTGTGGTTGAGaaataaaaaggagaaagaaaataaagttagaaaagaaggaaaaggaaacacaggaaaggaaaaggaaacacagGAAGTAGCTGAAATTAAAAAAGGCTAGAGTAATGTTAGTAAAAGAGCCACAAAATTGGGAAGAAGTAAATAAAATGTCATATGAAGAGGCAAGTAGATGGAAAAAGGCAGCTTCAGAAGAAATTAATTGAAGAGAAATGGAACTTTGAAATTGGTAAAGTTACCAGAAGAAGCTAATTGGATGCAAATGGGTGTTTAATGTCAAATATAATGGAGAAGACAACATAGTGAGGTATAATGCTGATATATTTACAAAGCCATTATCGAATGAAAGACAAAGAAACTTGATAGATTTGCTagcagtaatttttttaaaaaaataatgtttttccatgcatatgaaataagtaatgaatttatattgttttggtttgaaaaaaacaaatgttAATTATTTCAGCAAGGGTATGTTAAcatatagcatggaaaaggggaatggaatgttaagagagagctaatttacatattggtatgtaaatcaggttttggcagttggaagatagaattccaggggattcgtatgctgactgttggtgaatctgcatcagagtagatgtatagagaaatacagttatactgtcaagttgtttatttgtgtaaatatgaatgacaaaaaaataaataaaagtatgttTTATATTAGTCATTGTATTTGTACCCCAAATACATTGAAACACAGTTCTGCTATAGACTCTGCTgtatgaagtgaagaacatcacttgaaaaacataaataacatagaaatccaacaatatccaattccagcaactgttctttatatgttttagtctccaaatTTATAGTAATTACTTATAAATCCATTTATGGCATGGAGCATGATATCTGAAGAAATGACTTTCCCAGATTGTGTCTACACATCCAGCACGGGAGCCTTACCACAGAGCCTGTGTATTAAAGTGCCATCTGgccatacccaggaaggtaacCTATTCCATAATAGTCTGTGGATCATCATCTCCTTGAAGATTAGAATACAATAGTACAAATCATTGCCAAAGTCTCTGAAGATGTGATTAAGTCACCAGACAGAACAGCAGGAGCATATGGCAGATCCTGTGAAGTTGGTCATGTTAAAGTTTATGATGGCTAATTATGGATGTATTGTTATTGGTATGTTTTTAATTACTGTTAGTCAGGCTCATAACTGTCAATCAtctaaattgaaataaaaataacgcTATTAATGAAGCATCCCAAAGCCATCTTAACAAAATTAAGAGTTAGTCATTCAAttaatgtactttttaaaaagctaccTTGCAAAAAGTTGGATTAGCCCTACATAATCTTGTACAGTATACAAAATGCTTTGAGGTTTCAAACAGGTTCTTCCATATCCAAAGGTGTAACTGAAACAGCGTTTCAAATGAAATTAATAAAGGAAAACAGGACACGGGAGATGGCTGTGACACGTTTCAATACACCATTCGCACTAGTTGTTCATGAAACCACAAACGACAGCTTCCTCTCGAAGAATGGCTGTGCtcagtaaaaaacaacaacccttctCCCCTTACAGAAGGTGGTTATCTACCCCGATTAACAGGTCTTCTTTCCGGTCGAGATGATCTGTGAAATCAGAACTTCGGTCATTTTCTCAAAATTATTTTCTATA contains these protein-coding regions:
- the LOC139169132 gene encoding LOW QUALITY PROTEIN: transcriptional regulator ATRX-like (The sequence of the model RefSeq protein was modified relative to this genomic sequence to represent the inferred CDS: deleted 2 bases in 1 codon), producing MRKYDEAYVMIGFSVTMVGDEERLRYHCTAKLKAEAQKKRGEEGFLGIVSCTACGQQVNHIQKDSMYRHPTLKVLICKYCFKYYMNDDISYEADGMDEQCRWCAEGGNLICCDFYHNKKCIILCNLSRKELSAIMDDNNKWHYYVCQPEPLLDLVTACDSIFESLEQLLQQNKKRLRVNSDKSKMYDNSLKYSSRKNSSNCNREEELDHPFSGTLTCKALIVSNVLLKKIKKLAETTTNMNAGFIKFLKATGNSKINKIVHICQLRAFKSVLNDIKMVLFCSGLM